The Apostichopus japonicus isolate 1M-3 chromosome 20, ASM3797524v1, whole genome shotgun sequence nucleotide sequence cagtatatatatatattgattacgTATTGGTATCATGTTAAAATATCAAGCTCTGTCCTGAGTATATACTTTCATTTAGCTGTTTACCATTATAGAAATCTTAACACTTTTTTGTGTTAAAGTTTAGGTATGGTACCACAGTTACAGTAAAATGTACATCTGCTCGTAAGGTTAACCGTAGAACAAAATGACTTAAGCGACCTACTGCAGTGCTTGTTTCGGCATATTTCAGTCACCTTCATTACTTTTCTGTATTTATTTGAAAGAGCATAAATCATTGTATAGACCTACAAATGGTGTGAAAAtatggaggattgaaggtgatatcATAAATTTTTAGAAACTATATGGTTAAATGTGGATATTACTTCGAGTGAGCAAACGAAATGATTGCGGTTCAGAATGCTGAAATtactcctcttctagctcaaaatctaaatggTAATGGTATAGAAATTTGCAGATGCCATGACAGACCAAGCCCTtggctatcatatggtgggtaggacataccggttgaaaacttctatctatgctttagTAAAATGACGAATTTAGtagttaagtcaatggaacGCTTAATTGTGGTACGACACCTATGCGAATGCCATTTTACGTCAGCAATAGTTTTAGAACTATTACATTTTCCTCTTCCAAACCAAACAGTAAGCCTTCTGATCAATTCTTTCTGTGAGTGTTCCAAATCCAACCGTTCTCCCCAAAGTCACTATTATAACTATTCCGATAAAGCCTATTCACCCACTACACGTACCTCCCGACACCATACGCTTACATACTGGTACGCTaatttcattgatttttttcaacACTTTACAAGGACCAAGTTCAAATactttagttttgttttataattgcaTATTctagtagtattattatttcgATATAATCGCAAATGAAATCTTGTTTTCCTACTTTTTAGATCAGACATATGTAGTGAATCACACAACAATTTACACCTACCTCCAAAATGCTTCCTCCATACcatattttgtttacagtatattattTGCATATGCATACCGTATGTATTGTCCTTTGGCAATTATGCATTCGTGTACAAATACTATCCAATTATtccatttaaaagaaaattccTTACACTTCTAGAGACAACCGGTAAGTCCCGGCTGCGATGCTacattaaataacattaaaagcaaaatccatatttttctttatcttcGAATCAAGACAAAGGAACAAAGAATTCAAACCAATTTTGGCTGTGCATCAAGTATATTGGCGAAAATAACTGCCAGTTGATACAACTCTGTTAAAAAGGCCAGAACGGTTTGAGGAAAAGTTTTTTTGTCGCTAATCGAAAAACCGATAACATTTTATGGCTTGTGGAAACAAGGAAAGGCAGTTACATTGTTATGTAAACTTTTCTATTCACTCTACACATTccaacaaaagaagcatttagggaataatatctttattttctctcttcagGGAACTCCAAAAAGTGGCGGAAACATTCAAGGTGAGTGAAGCCATTTGtaaaaatgtttgttctttCTTAATATTCGCAATCAAAACTTCCAAACTATATTAGTAATGTGCTTCgaatcatgattttttttttaaatttcttcccACAACGCTGAAAATGGAGACTGAATCTTTATATATTTCTATGCCAACTTGAATTCATTCAATCCACTCATCTCCTCTACCCACATGATTTTCACACATCTAAGCATACGATATAGGTAGGGGTTGATTTGCTCGGGTTTCCTTCAAATTCAATAATACCGTCGGTCAGTAAGTACGTTTGTTCCGTGTTTCAAATGATAATCTTTATGTACTTTCGAAATATCAGACGAGACAAAACTTTCAGTAGTTTTAAGAAAAACCAGATGAATAATTTTAAGTAATTTAGGACGAATGTTGttgaaatgataaataaataagatcAACGCAATTTTTTTGTGACCTATAAAGCGTAATGTAACTACAATGTATATTCATGTAATAAATTAATTACTATATTCTGTCATGTTTGTAGAAGCATCGTACTTTTTCTATCAACGTTCCGAATATCCCCGAGACTGCGCAGAAGTCAAGGCCCAGTGCTCAAACAATAACTCGAGTGGTGTGTTCGTAATAAAACCAGAGGGATTTGATGAACCATTTGAAGTATTCTGTGAGAATGACGTAGACGGCGGTGGTTGGACAGTAAGATACATTCTAAAAGTTGTTTTCCATTATTAATCaatctgttatatatatataaataactaatAACCAGAAACGGGATCTATCGGACGCAATACCAGAAGGACACATTTCCCACACTGCGCCCCACCCCGTACTCCCTCATCTCCTAACATTGGGAGATAAATCCTTTCTTTCCTTTCAGTCCCGTATGCGACCGTGTAAGTATTAGACGAATGAAGTATCTCAGACTAATTGGTCTGCTTTAAAGTTTCACTTTTATCAATAGTTTATCACGCTTTATCCATACTAATATGGCACTTTGGCTAACTAACTTCCCTTACAAATTGATTATGAATTATTTAATTGACTGAGTGACCTTTAAATGTCTAAATGTCATCAGTAtggcccccaaatatgctagaaaatcagATTATTATAACCCATGCAATAATTTCCAAAAATTTGAACTGCCACTGCATACTTGGTTATAAACAATGAGTGACTTTACTGTCTATATAGCTAAGTTCTCAATGGCTGGAGTTTTGAATTATCAGTTCCCCAGGAATGTACTTTGAAAGCATCTAGCAATACATTTTATATCTCATTTCAGGTGATTCAACGACGTGTGGATGGCTCAATTAACTTTGATCGGAGCTGGTCAGATTACAAGGAAGGCTTTGGTTTTCTGAGAAGTGAATTTTGGATCGGAAACCAAAAGCTGAGTTTCCTTACAAGTCAAAAGAATTACCAACTTCGAATTGATTTCGAGAATTCTGCAGGGTCTTCGTTTTTCGCCACCTACGAAGCTTTTCGAATCAGTGATGAGTTCAGCAAGTTTCGTATAGTCAGTGTTGGTCAAAGCACCGGAACAGTCGGTAAGTTTGTAATCTTAAACCAAAGGATATATGGATAAACACTTTAAGCCTTCGAGTAAAACTGTCAGCACTTGTTAACCTCTCTCTTTGAAAGACGCTGCAACGAGTCCattcacattttcattttctaaatTTATGTTCAACAAGAACTAACACAGCCTTGTTCTATTTCGTTCTCATTTTAGAATCCTTTATTGAAACTTGTCCAAGTAACATGGTTTTCAAGAATTGTTCCTGCCAAACGTCATGTGCGAACCCGGATGTCTGCGAGGATACCTGCAGCGCAGAGGATGACGAGTCTTGTATCTGTCCGgaaggattttttatcaaaggTGATACATGTGTACCCCCTGAAGCATGCGGCTGCTACTTAACAGGAAGAGGTGTTATTCCGGTAAGTCATTGTTTAATCGCTTTATGTAAGAGGTGGGaatgggagggggttgggggtgaggggaggtggggaggggattGGGTATTGAAATCACAGCAGTCAGCATGTAAACTAAATCTTGTtgaagtacatatatatatatatatatatatacgcttcATCACATAGTTTAGCGCAACATGTATATTTTGTTGAAATGCCAGCGGTAGTTATAAATATTGAATCACAAAGTTGACAGTATTAAAATCCATGACTGTGTTTTGCATGATGTTCATAGTTTTATTACGTTTTCTAATCAGGACGGTAGTAGCTACGTCAACGATGATTGTACAGAACGTTGTTCATGCGAGGCAGGTACCTTGAGATGCGATTCCAGCTTCAGATGCGATGCCAATGCTGTTTGTGAGGAGCGAAGCGATACATTTGGATGCCACTGCCGAGAGGGATTCGAAGGAGACGGAGAAAGTTGTACCCGCAATGAATTTACCGATTGTCATGATGTATATACATCTGGTTTAAGAAATGATGGCGTGTACAACATCAAACCAGCTGGTTGGCCTGGATCGGAATTTGAAGTCTACTGTGAGATGTCCAACGGAGGCGGTTGGACAGTAAGAACTAATATTGGCTTTTAAAAGAAGAGTTGGAGGAGGGTAGGGCGGGGAGGGAGGATATCCCAGCATGCATTTGCAAGCGTTTTCCTTCTTAACccgaaggagaaagaaaaaatataggTGTCTTATTAGGTGATATAGATATCGACATGGGCGCACTTTTTCCTAATGAAGGTTCTCGGTGGCTCTTTATATGGCAAAATTTGAAACATAGCATAAATGGACTGATTTCATACGTCTTCGTCTAATGAGTGTACTTACGGTCAGTCGTAACACTTTGTCTTTAAAGAAATCCACAAGTAAAATTGTTGCGTAACCGGATCATCAGATATGACACATGGCCGATGGACAAAGgtttatttttcattgtatTATTTCCCCCTTTCAGGTATTTCAGAGACGTCAAGATGGTTCTGTTGATTTTTACCGCACCTGGGACAGCTACAAGACTGGGTTTCCCGATACAGCGACTGGGGAATTATGGCTAGGAAATGAAAAACTCTATCACATGACGAATCAAAAGAGCTATAAAATGCGCATTGATTTGGCAAACCGGGATGGCGTGTCGTATAATCTCAACTATGACGCATTTCGCATCAGCGACGAAGCGAACAATTACAGATTAGAAACCCTTGGTAGCTTTACCGGTAATATAGGTGAGTAGATGGTAACATTTGCACGCCAAGTGCTGCTGCTGCTGATATCAGTTCCAAAAGATGTTGGAAATAACTATTAGTGACGATACATAATATCTATCAATGACTTCTTTTCTCAATTGTTTGCATCTCTTTGTAGCTTATAAAATTTCAATTCATATTTCAGCATTGATGGAGGTtaaaaacttataaatttaaataatgtgTGAATGATGACCTGTTAAAAATATGACACCAAAGAAACTTTCTTGCTTACACTTATTCAAATCTCTAATTGCTTGAAGACTTCGTTAGTTTGTTTAAAGTAAAGCGATTTTGACCAGTTGCGTAATTGCATAAGTCATGAAGAGATATAGCTAGTTAAAGGAGCAgcaacccaaccatcatcaacAGCCTGTACTTATAAAGCTTGATATGAATAGCTCTAAACCACTTACAAATAAAAATGTCCTTTCCGAAAGATTAATACCACGCAATGCATCATACACTAGATTTGATATCAAATATTCAGACTTGATGTTGGcgaaaatgtttctttgatttttGAGGTGTTATTTGCAGTTAAACATTACTCAGTTGTTtcaaagtatctcagacaaattGTTATGGTTATTAATCTACATGTAGTTTATATAGGCCATGTAGGACATTCATTACTAAGCCATAGTTGTTATTTTTGAAATGTCATAAAAGAGTTGCTCTTAGACTCGACagaatgtaaacatttcttaaTTGCCTCCAGTAACACTACTTTCAGGAACagataaatatacatgtataaaggACGAATACCAACTGATAACATTGCATAACGTTTACACCAGAATACTTCtgataacatttttttatatgtGATATGAAATGGATACAAAATTGTGGAAATTGTAGAATtccaaaaaaaacccaactCACTTTTCAAAGAAAACGGTTCCATTTTCTCATAATACTAACCGTACTTACACTGAATAATCCTTCAAGTTAACTGTAGCTAACCCCTTGTATGATATCGGTGAAATGTAGGCCGGATATGACTTGAATTTACGATTTACAATTTAGTTCGTGACTATATTAAACCAAAGTCAGACAACCTCATTTAAAGCATATATCAcattcatttttaatattttggataaAAGCAATTGATTTCGGAcctttttcaaaaggcaaaagtTTAGATGGAATGAATCACCTTAAGATACACGAAAGAATGatgtaacatatataaacatgatGTATGCATTAGATATGATAACttaaagtatgaatattcaacagcataatattatcatattacAACTCTGACAAACATAAATTTAAGCACAGCATTCACACAACAATAATGCGTTGCATTCGGTGCGTGATTGTAGGACTCTTCGGTTTAATAACAAAAAAGAGGGGCTACCGTAGAAAGTCCTGCACTAATTTAACGTAAGACGTAACCATTTTAAAAGTCTTTGCTATAGATGACGGCAAAATGTCGAAGAGAATTGCGGAGAAACAATGCCGATGTAACATGAAGCCTACCGTAACAAAACTTACGTGAGTTTGGTTTCTCTTTCTCTAGGTTACGACTTCATGGCTTATCACCGAGGGAGAGACTTCACAACACACGACGACGACAACGATGGTAATTCTAATAACTGTGCATCTTATAATCACGGTGCCTGGTGGTACAATTATTGCTATCGTTCAAACCTCAATGGGGACTACAGCAGCAGCAGTCATACTGGTGTCAATCTGTACAATTATGACACTAGTTCTTATACCGAATATAGTCTCAGATTTACAGAGATGAAAATACGACCTGTCTAACCCAAAAATAGTCTATAGCAAGAAACAAGTGTATATGTTACCCGGTATATACCGTAAAGATCTCCATTGGAACTTTTAGAAACATAACACTAAACAGACTGGTCGATATTGACGTTTAAAGAAAATTGTATTGTATCCATTATAACCTGACAAAGATGAGCCAAAC carries:
- the LOC139962213 gene encoding uncharacterized protein, producing MEDFHLYSIILKITIFASIALNAANSQELGTPKSGGNIQEASYFFYQRSEYPRDCAEVKAQCSNNNSSGVFVIKPEGFDEPFEVFCENDVDGGGWTVIQRRVDGSINFDRSWSDYKEGFGFLRSEFWIGNQKLSFLTSQKNYQLRIDFENSAGSSFFATYEAFRISDEFSKFRIVSVGQSTGTVESFIETCPSNMVFKNCSCQTSCANPDVCEDTCSAEDDESCICPEGFFIKGDTCVPPEACGCYLTGRGVIPDGSSYVNDDCTERCSCEAGTLRCDSSFRCDANAVCEERSDTFGCHCREGFEGDGESCTRNEFTDCHDVYTSGLRNDGVYNIKPAGWPGSEFEVYCEMSNGGGWTVFQRRQDGSVDFYRTWDSYKTGFPDTATGELWLGNEKLYHMTNQKSYKMRIDLANRDGVSYNLNYDAFRISDEANNYRLETLGSFTGNIGYDFMAYHRGRDFTTHDDDNDGNSNNCASYNHGAWWYNYCYRSNLNGDYSSSSHTGVNLYNYDTSSYTEYSLRFTEMKIRPV